The nucleotide sequence GGAATCGCGATCAAGGCCGCGCTGGAGCGGGCCGGGGTCGGCGCCGAGCAGGTGCAGTACGTGATCATGGGGCAGGTGCTCCAGGCGGGCGCCGGGCAGATCCCGGCCCGGCAGGCGGCGGTCAAGGCCGGCATCCCGATGAGCGTGCCCGCCCTCACGATCAACAAGGTCTGCCTCTCCGGGCTGGACGCGATCGCCCTGGCCGACCAGCTCATTCGCGCGGGCGAGTTCGACATCGTGGTCGCGGGCGGGCAGGAGTCCATGACCAACGCCCCCCATCTGCTGCCCAAGTCCCGCGAGGGCTACAAGTACGGCGCGGTCGAGATGCTCGACGCGATGGCGCACGACGGGCTGACCGACGCCTTCGAGTCCATCGCCATGGGCGAGTCCACCGAGAAGCACAACACCCGGCTGGGCATCCAGCGCCCCGAGCAGGACGAGTTCGCCGCCCAGTCCCACCAGCGGGCCGCCGCCGCCCAGAAGAACGGCCTCTTCGACGCCGAGATCACCCCCGTGGAGATCCCGCAGCGCAAGGGCGAGCCGGTGGTCTTCGACAAGGACGAGGGCATCCGCGGCGAGACCACGGCCGAGCTGCTGGGCAGGCTGCGGCCCGCGTTCGCCAAGGACGGGACGATCACGGCGGGCACGTCGTCGCAGATCTCGGACGGGGCCGCCGCGGTCGTCGTGATGAGCAAGGCCAAGGCCGAGGAGCTGGGGCTGGAGTGGATCGCCGAGATCGGCGCCCACGGGAATGTGGCGGGACCCGACAACTCCCTCCAGTCCCAGCCGTCCAACGCGATCGCGCACGCCCTGGGCAAGGAGGGGCTGACGGTGGACGATCTCGACCTCATCGAGATCAACGAGGCGTTCGCCGCGGTCGCCGTGCAGTCCATGAAGGATCTAGGTGTTTCCCCCGAAAGGGTGAATGTGAATGGGGGCGCGATCGCCCTCGGCCACCCCATCGGGATGTCCGGTGCGCGGATCGCGCTGCATCTTGCGCTGGAGCTGCGGCGGCGTGGGGGCGGGACCGGGGCGGCGGCGCTGTGCGGTGGGGGTGGGCAGGGCGATGCGCTGATCCTGCGGGTGCCGGCCGGGGAGTAGGCGGTTTGCCTGTGGGCGGCTGCCTGTGGGTGGCCGCCTGTCAGTGGTTTGCCTGTGGTGGCTGCCTGTGGGTGGTCTTCCTCGCGGGGAGTCGGTTTCCGTTGTGATGTAGCGATGATGGAGCGGTAAGGAGTACGGCACCCATGGCTGATGTGCCCACGCTGGTGGAGCAGGCGCGGCAGGGGCGGCCGCGTGCGGTCGCCCGGCTCATCTCGCTGGTCGAGGGTGCCTCGCCGCAGCTCCGTGAGGTGATGGCCGCGCTCGCTCCGCTGGCCGGGGGCGCGTACGTGGTCGGGGTGACCGGCTCGCCGGGCGTCGGCAAGTCCACCTCGACCTCCGCGCTCGTCTCCGCCTACCGGCGGATGGGCAAGCGGGTGGGCGTCCTCGCCGTCGACCCGTCCTCGCCGTTCTCCGGCGGGGCGCTCCTGGGCGACCGCGTACGGATGTCGGAGCACGCCTCCGACCCCGGCGTCTACATCCGCTCCATGGCCACGCGCGGCCACCTCGGCGGGCTCGCCTGGGCGGCCCCGCAGGCCATCCGGGTGCTGGATGCGGCCGGGTGCGATGTGGTGCTGGTGGAGACGGTGGGCGTCGGTCAGTCCGAGGTCGAGATCGCCGCCCAGGCCGATACGAGTGTGCTGCTGCTCGCGCCGGGGATGGGGGACGGGATCCAGGCGGCCAAGGCCGGGATCCTGGAGATCGGCGATGTGTACGTGGTCAACAAGGCCGACCGGGAAGGGGCCGATGCCACGGCCCGCGAGCTCAACCACATGCTGGGCCTGGGCGAGGGGCGGGCGCCGGGGGACTGGCGGCCGCCGATCGTGAAGACCGTGGCGGCGCGCGGCGAGGGGATCGATGAGGTTGTCGAGGCGCTGGAGAAGCACCGTGCGTGGATGGAGGAGCGCGGGGTGCTCGCGGAGCGCCGGATGCGGCGGGCGGCGGGCGAGGTCGAGACGATCGCGGTGACGGCGCTACGGGAGCGGATCGGCGATCTGCACGGGGATCGGCGGCTGGGGGCGCTCGCGGAGCGGGTCGTGGGCGGTGAGCTGGATCCGTATACGGCGGCGGATGAGCTGGTGGCGGGGGTGACGGAGCGGGGGTGACGGGTGCGCCTGGGCGCTGCGTTTTGGGCGCGCCCGGGTGTGCTGCGGGTGCGTTGTGGGTGCGTCCGGGGTGCGCGTCGGGTGCGCCCGGGGTGCGTTGTGGGTGCCGGGTGCGGGGCCTCCGGGGCGGGGCCCTGGACCGTATATTTACGGCGCCATTGACCGGGGGCGTTGAGTTGGTCGGAGATCGGCGCCACAAATACACGTAAGCGTCCAGGACCCCACCCCTGCGACCCCGCCCCCTCCTGTCTCGCTGGCGACCGCGCCCCGGTGGCACCGGGGCGCCTGTACGTCCTGCGTTCAGCTCGGGGGTCGGGTGTTGGGTGGGGGTGGGTGCGACCGGGCCTCCGGGGCGGAAAATTCAGCCCCTCCGGCGTTTGAGGAGCGGGGTCCGGGGCGGAGCCCCGGCGGGGGCGAGGGGGCGGAGCCCCCTCCTTCGGGAAGGGGCGGGGTGGGGGTTATCCGTCGGAGGTCGGTGTTCGGCCCCGGGCCGGGTGTTGGGCGGGTGCGGCCCCGCTGCCTCCCGTCTCGTCGGCGGCTCTCCCTAGTCGTCGTCGCCGTCGTCGGACGGGGCCTGGGTGACCTTGCCGGACTGGGCGTTGACGTTCAGGTCACGCTCCTTGTGGTTCTTGACGGTCTCGACCTCCCACACCGGGGTGCGGTCGCCGTCGAACTCCACGGAGGTCACGGTGCCGCTGGACGCGGCCTTCCGGGCAGCCTCGGTGGCCGAGATGTCGGCGTTCCGCAGGGCCTTGGCCTCGGCGGCGTCCTCGGCGTCGGTGTCCCTGTCGATGTGCTGGTTCAGGACCTTGGCGTTCGACGCGTCCAGCGTGACCTCGTGCCACTTGCCGTCCTTGCCGAGGATTTCCGCGTCCCACCGGCCGTGGTCCCGGTCGAGGGAGTCCAGCGTGCCCGGGACGGCCTTGAGCGCGGCGTGCGCGGCGTCGGAGAAGGACGCGCGGGCGGTGGTCCCGGACGCGTTGGTCGTGTGCGTGGTCGGGGCCCCGGTGGACGAGGACTGGGTGCCTGCCACGGCGACGGCCGTACCGCTGAGCAGGGCGGCCGCGGTGACCGATGCGATGACGATGTTGCGCTTCATGAGGGTTCCTCCCCGGGTCGTGTTCGGACGTCAACCACCATCGGGGAGCGATGCTGAAGCTGAGCTGAAGCCGCCTGAAGAGATCTTCAGGTTCGCTTTGGGAGGCTGGTCGTATGCGTTTGCTGATTGTGGAGGACGAGCGGCGGCTGGCCCTGTCGCTGGCCAAGGGGTTGCAGGCCGAGGGGTTCGCCGTGGATGTCGTCCATGACGGGCGCGAGGGGCTGCACCGTGCGCGGGAGGGCGACTACGACCTGATCGTTCTCGACATCATGCTGCCGGGGATGAACGGCTACCACGTGTGCGGGGCGCTCCGGGCGGCCGGGAGCGATGTGCCGATCCTGATGCTCACCGCCAAGGACGGCGAGTACGACGAGGCCGAGGGGCTCGATACCGGCGCCGACGACTATCTGACCAAGCCGTTCTCGTACGTGGTGCTGGTGGCCCGGGTGCGGGCGCTGTTGCGGCGGCGGGGGGCCGGGGCCTCACCGGTGGTGCGGGTCGGGGAGCTGTCGGTGGACCGGGGTGCGCGCAGGGTGGAGCGGGGTGGTGGTGAGATCGCGCTGACCGCCAAGGAGTTCTCCGTACTGGAGCAGTTGGCGCTGCGGCCGGGGGACGTGGTCTCCAAGGCCGAGATCCTGGAGCACGTCTGGGACTTCGCGTACGACGGCGACCCCAACATCGTCGAGGTGTACATCAGCGCCCTGCGCCGCAAGCTGGGCGCCGGGCTGATCGAGACCGTGCGGGGAGCGGGGTACCGGCTCCGTGGGTAGGGTCTTCGGTTCCGTACGGGCGCGGGCGGCGCTGGGTGCGACCGTGGTGGTCGCGGTGGCGCTGGTGGCCGCGGGGTTCGCGGTGCTCGGGGTGTTGCGGAGCAATCTGGCGGACCGGGCCGAGGTGGATGCCGGGGCGACCGCCCGGGCGGTCGCCTCGAAGGTCGCCGGTGGGGTGGCGTACCGGGAGCTGGACCTCGGGGACGACACCCCGGTGCAGATCGTGGACGAGGACCACCGGGTGCGCGCGGTCAGTGACGATCTCCAGGCCGTGACGGGCACCGGCAGTTCCTCGGTGCGGCCGGTTCCGGCGCCCGGCGAGGACGATGACGACGACGGCGCGGGGGAGGTCTCCTCGACCCCTCAGTACAGCGCCGGTACGGCCCGGATCGACGGCGAGACGGCGGAGTACCGCTGGGCGGCCCTGGAGGTCACCGACGCCCGCGGTGAGGACGTCACGGTCTACGCGGGCGCCCCGCTGGCCACCGAACAGGGCGCGGTGGG is from Streptomyces hygroscopicus and encodes:
- a CDS encoding acetyl-CoA acetyltransferase — its product is MTRTTSVMVAGARTPMGRLLGGLRSFSGADLGGIAIKAALERAGVGAEQVQYVIMGQVLQAGAGQIPARQAAVKAGIPMSVPALTINKVCLSGLDAIALADQLIRAGEFDIVVAGGQESMTNAPHLLPKSREGYKYGAVEMLDAMAHDGLTDAFESIAMGESTEKHNTRLGIQRPEQDEFAAQSHQRAAAAQKNGLFDAEITPVEIPQRKGEPVVFDKDEGIRGETTAELLGRLRPAFAKDGTITAGTSSQISDGAAAVVVMSKAKAEELGLEWIAEIGAHGNVAGPDNSLQSQPSNAIAHALGKEGLTVDDLDLIEINEAFAAVAVQSMKDLGVSPERVNVNGGAIALGHPIGMSGARIALHLALELRRRGGGTGAAALCGGGGQGDALILRVPAGE
- a CDS encoding transcriptional regulator, translating into MRLLIVEDERRLALSLAKGLQAEGFAVDVVHDGREGLHRAREGDYDLIVLDIMLPGMNGYHVCGALRAAGSDVPILMLTAKDGEYDEAEGLDTGADDYLTKPFSYVVLVARVRALLRRRGAGASPVVRVGELSVDRGARRVERGGGEIALTAKEFSVLEQLALRPGDVVSKAEILEHVWDFAYDGDPNIVEVYISALRRKLGAGLIETVRGAGYRLRG
- a CDS encoding transporter is translated as MADVPTLVEQARQGRPRAVARLISLVEGASPQLREVMAALAPLAGGAYVVGVTGSPGVGKSTSTSALVSAYRRMGKRVGVLAVDPSSPFSGGALLGDRVRMSEHASDPGVYIRSMATRGHLGGLAWAAPQAIRVLDAAGCDVVLVETVGVGQSEVEIAAQADTSVLLLAPGMGDGIQAAKAGILEIGDVYVVNKADREGADATARELNHMLGLGEGRAPGDWRPPIVKTVAARGEGIDEVVEALEKHRAWMEERGVLAERRMRRAAGEVETIAVTALRERIGDLHGDRRLGALAERVVGGELDPYTAADELVAGVTERG